TAGCGGCCATAGACCACCCGAAAGGGCGTGTCGTGCAGCGATGTCTGGTACGCCGTGTTATAGATGTACTCAGCCCATGGCATCCAGCGGAGCCATTGACGTGGCCGGTCGCCGGTGAAGCATCTCATGTACATGGCGATGACACGGTTGGCCGCCTCCGTCTGGCCATCCGACTGCGGGTGGAATGCCGACGTCATGTGTAACTTGGTGCCCATGAGTCGCATCAGCTCCTTCCAGAATGTGGAGGTGAACACGGGATCTTGGTCGGACACCATGGACTGAGGCATCCCATGGAGGCGTACAATGTCGGTGAAGAATGCCTAGGCCACTGACTCCGCCGAGTATGGGTGCGCGAGGGGGATGAAGTGATAGTACTTGCTAAAGCGGTCCACCACTGTTAAGATGACGGACTTCCCCCGCACGCGTGGCAGTGCCTCCATGAAGTCGAGGCCAATATCAGCCCAGACCGCCGTCGGGACCGGAAGTGGCAGGAGCAGGCCGGCCGGGTGAAGGTGCTCCGATTTGTAGCGTTGGCACGTGGCGCATGCACGCACGAAGTCTTGGACGAGGCGGCGCATGTCGGGGAAGTGAAAATCCCGGTGGAGACGATGCAACGTGCACTGCACACCCTCGTGGCCGTCCTCATGTACCGCGGCCATGATCTCCGGAAGAAGAGGCGATGATGGTGGCACATACAGTCGCCCGTCATAGGTCACCAGGCCATCGGTGAGAGACCACGGGGCAGCGCGCGATCCTACAGCGAGCTCATCCCGGATGGCGACCAAGGCCGGATCGGTGGCCTGAGCTTGGCGAAGGCACGTGATGAAGTTGAAACGCGGCGCGGAGATGGCCAGCACGACGCCGTCGTCCGTGTCGCGGCAGGAGAGTGCGTCTGCAACCGTGTTGAGCACATCGGGCTTGTACTCAATGGTGAAATCGAATCCGAGCAGCTTCCCGACCCAATGGTGCTATGGAATCGTGgcgaggcgctggtcgaggaggaacTTCAGGCTATAGTGGTCCGTGCGCACCATGAAGCGATGGCCCCACAGATATGGACGCCAGTTACGGATGGCGTGGACGAGGCCGATGAGCTCGCACTCATAGGCGGTGAGGGagcggtgtcgaggcaccaccggccGACTGAAGTAGGCAATGGGGTGCTTGTCCTGGAGCAGCACCGCCCTGAAGCCGTGGGTGGATGCATCGCATTCGACGGTGAAGGGCCGTGCAAAGTCCGAGAGCGCCAGGACCGGGGCCGTGGTGACCGCGGTTTTCAGA
The nucleotide sequence above comes from Miscanthus floridulus cultivar M001 chromosome 18, ASM1932011v1, whole genome shotgun sequence. Encoded proteins:
- the LOC136523423 gene encoding uncharacterized protein gives rise to the protein MWAVFAKLQQHRLFVKRSKCAFGEHSIAYMGHAIFAAGVAMDPTKVQAALKTAVTTAPVLALSDFARPFTVECDASTHGFRAVLLQDKHPIAYFSRPVVPRHRSLTAYECELIGLVHAIHALSCRDTDDGVVLAISAPRFNFITCLRQAQATDPALVAIRDELAVGSRAAPWSLTDGLVTYDGRLYVPPSSPLLPEIMAAVHEDGHEGVQCTLHRLHRDFHFPDMRRLVQDFVRACATCQRYKSEHLHPAGLLLPLPVPTAVWADIGLDFMEALPRVRGKSVILTVVDRFSKYYHFIPLAHPYSAESVA